A window from Pseudomonas frederiksbergensis encodes these proteins:
- a CDS encoding PLP-dependent aminotransferase family protein — protein MTLYVNLAELLGTRIEQGFYRPGDRLPSVRALSVEHGVSLSTVQQAYRVLEDSGLATPKPKSGYFVPVGRELPELPAIGRPAQRPVEISQWDQVLELIRAVPRKDVVQLGRGMPDITTPTMKPLLRNLARISRRQDMPGLYYDNIYGTLELREQIARLLLDSGCQLTAHDLVITTGCHEALSTSIRSICEPGDIVAVDSPSFHGAMQTLKGLGMKALEIPTDPLTGISLDALELALEQWPIKAIQLTPNCNNPLGYIMPESRKRALLTLAQRFDVAIIEDDVYGELAYTYPRPRTIKSFDEDGRVLLCSSFSKTLAPGLRIGWVAPGRYLERVLHMKYISTGSTAPQPQIAIAEFLKAGHFEPHLRRMRSQYQRNRDVMIDWVSRYFPAGTRASRPQGSFMLWVELPEGFDTLKLNRALHDQGVQIAVGSIFSASGKYRNCLRMNYAAKPTPQIEEAVRKVGAAAIKLLAQSDCATD, from the coding sequence ATGACCCTTTACGTCAACCTCGCCGAACTGCTCGGCACGCGTATCGAACAGGGCTTCTATCGCCCCGGTGACCGGCTGCCGTCGGTGCGGGCGTTGAGTGTTGAACATGGCGTCAGCCTGAGCACGGTGCAGCAGGCGTATCGCGTGCTGGAAGACAGCGGCCTGGCCACCCCCAAACCCAAGTCGGGCTACTTTGTACCGGTGGGTCGTGAACTGCCGGAGCTTCCGGCCATTGGCCGCCCGGCGCAGCGGCCGGTGGAAATTTCCCAGTGGGATCAGGTGCTGGAACTGATCCGCGCGGTGCCACGCAAGGACGTGGTGCAACTGGGTCGCGGCATGCCGGACATCACCACGCCGACCATGAAACCGCTGCTGCGCAACCTGGCGCGAATCAGCCGGCGACAGGACATGCCCGGCCTGTATTACGACAACATCTACGGCACCCTCGAACTGCGCGAACAGATCGCCCGCCTGCTGCTCGATTCCGGTTGCCAGTTGACGGCTCACGACCTGGTGATCACCACCGGTTGTCACGAAGCGCTGTCCACCAGCATCCGCTCCATCTGCGAGCCGGGCGACATTGTGGCCGTGGACTCGCCCAGCTTTCACGGCGCCATGCAGACCCTCAAGGGCCTGGGCATGAAAGCCCTGGAAATCCCCACCGATCCGCTCACCGGGATCAGCCTCGATGCGTTGGAACTGGCCTTGGAACAATGGCCGATCAAGGCCATACAGTTGACCCCCAACTGCAACAACCCGCTGGGCTACATCATGCCGGAGTCGCGCAAACGCGCGTTGTTGACACTCGCACAGCGCTTCGACGTGGCGATCATCGAGGACGATGTGTATGGCGAACTGGCCTACACCTACCCGCGCCCGCGCACGATCAAATCCTTCGACGAAGACGGCCGCGTCCTCCTATGCAGTTCCTTTTCCAAGACCCTGGCGCCGGGGTTGCGTATCGGTTGGGTGGCGCCAGGACGGTATCTGGAACGGGTGCTGCACATGAAATACATCAGCACCGGCTCTACCGCGCCGCAACCGCAGATCGCGATTGCCGAATTTCTCAAGGCCGGACATTTCGAACCGCATTTGCGGCGGATGCGCAGCCAATACCAACGCAATCGCGACGTGATGATCGACTGGGTCAGCCGCTATTTTCCGGCCGGCACCCGCGCCAGTCGCCCTCAGGGCAGCTTTATGCTTTGGGTCGAGCTGCCGGAGGGTTTCGACACCCTGAAACTGAATCGTGCGCTGCACGACCAAGGCGTACAGATTGCCGTCGGCAGTATCTTTTCCGCCTCGGGCAAATACCGCAATTGCCTGCGGATGAACTACGCTGCCAAGCCAACGCCGCAAATTGAAGAAGCGGTGCGCAAGGTCGGTGCCGCGGCAATCAAACTGCTCGCGCAAAGTGACTGCGCCACCGACTGA
- a CDS encoding phospholipase D family protein: protein MRVRQPLLALLFLASFLNGCATFNVPREPSQALPASDSAFGRSVQAQAAPHGGQSGFRLLSDSTEAFTARAELIRNAQSSVDLQYYIVHDGISTRMLVDELLKAADRGVRVRILLDDTTSDGLDRIIATLAAHPQIQIRVFNPLHLGRSTGVTRTAGRLLNLSQQHRRMHNKLWLADNSMAIVGGRNLGDEYFDAEPNLNFTDIDMLGVGPVAEQLGHSFDQYWNSALSKPIDEFLSSKPTAMDLENTRTRLEESLEETRKQNHALYQQLMIYTTKPRLDIWRRELIWAWNQALWDAPSKVLSDGEPDPHLLLTTQLEPELTGVSKELIMISAYFVPGQPGLVYLTGRADAGVSVSLLTNALEATDVPAVHGGYAPYRRALLEHGVKLYELRRQPGEGGGSGPHIFYSKSYRGSDSSLHSKAMIFDQQKSFIGSFNFDPRSVLWNTEVGVLVDSPELAAHVRKAAMEGMAPPLSYQVKLENDRIVWETEDDGKMHVLTKEPGSLWRRFNSWFSTAVGLERML, encoded by the coding sequence GTGAGAGTCAGACAGCCCCTGCTCGCTCTACTGTTTCTCGCCTCGTTCCTCAACGGCTGTGCGACATTCAACGTTCCGCGCGAACCGAGCCAGGCGCTGCCCGCCAGTGACTCGGCGTTCGGTCGCTCGGTCCAGGCTCAGGCGGCCCCCCACGGAGGGCAATCCGGCTTTCGCCTGCTGTCCGACAGCACCGAAGCCTTCACGGCCCGCGCCGAGCTGATCCGCAACGCCCAAAGCAGCGTGGATTTGCAGTACTACATCGTTCACGACGGCATCAGCACACGGATGCTGGTGGACGAACTGCTCAAGGCTGCCGACCGTGGCGTACGCGTGCGCATTCTGCTCGACGACACCACCAGCGATGGCCTGGACCGCATCATCGCCACACTGGCGGCACATCCGCAGATCCAGATCCGCGTATTCAACCCATTGCACCTTGGCCGCAGTACCGGCGTGACTCGAACCGCGGGACGTTTGCTCAACCTGTCGCAGCAACACCGGCGCATGCACAACAAGCTATGGCTGGCCGACAACAGCATGGCCATCGTCGGTGGACGCAATCTGGGGGATGAGTACTTCGATGCCGAACCCAACCTGAACTTCACCGACATCGACATGCTCGGCGTCGGCCCGGTCGCCGAACAGTTGGGGCACAGTTTCGACCAATACTGGAACAGTGCGCTGAGCAAGCCGATCGACGAGTTCCTCTCGAGCAAACCGACGGCCATGGACCTGGAAAACACCCGGACCCGACTGGAAGAATCGCTGGAAGAGACCCGCAAGCAGAATCACGCGCTGTATCAGCAGTTGATGATCTACACCACCAAGCCACGCCTGGACATCTGGCGCCGGGAGCTGATCTGGGCCTGGAACCAGGCCTTGTGGGACGCCCCGAGCAAGGTCCTGTCAGACGGCGAGCCTGACCCGCACTTGCTGCTGACCACGCAACTGGAGCCCGAGCTCACGGGCGTCAGTAAAGAATTAATCATGATTTCGGCTTACTTCGTGCCGGGGCAGCCGGGACTGGTGTACCTCACCGGCCGGGCTGACGCCGGGGTATCAGTGAGTTTGTTGACCAACGCCCTGGAAGCCACGGACGTGCCGGCCGTGCATGGCGGTTACGCACCTTATCGGCGAGCGCTGCTGGAACATGGTGTGAAGCTGTACGAATTGCGCCGCCAGCCCGGTGAAGGTGGTGGCAGCGGGCCGCATATTTTCTACAGCAAGTCCTACCGGGGTTCTGATTCCAGTTTGCACAGCAAAGCGATGATCTTCGACCAGCAGAAATCCTTCATCGGCTCGTTCAATTTCGATCCGCGCTCGGTGCTGTGGAACACCGAAGTCGGGGTGCTGGTGGACAGCCCCGAACTCGCCGCGCATGTGCGCAAAGCGGCCATGGAAGGTATGGCGCCGCCCTTGAGTTATCAGGTGAAACTGGAAAATGACCGGATCGTCTGGGAGACGGAAGACGACGGCAAGATGCATGTGTTGACCAAGGAACCGGGCAGCTTGTGGCGCCGGTTCAATTCCTGGTTCAGCACGGCGGTCGGCCTGGAGCGGATGCTTTAG
- a CDS encoding MFS transporter — protein sequence MRWATYFAVLASVLSVGLALGVSMPLVSFRLEGWGYGSFAIGVMAAMPAIGVLLGAKVSSHLAARLGTANLMRLCLWAGALSIGLLALLPSYPIWLALRLMIGVILTLVFILGESWINQLVVEEWRGRLVALYGSSYALSQLAGPLLLGVLGTEHDYGFWVGVGLLMAAPLLLLGRSGAPTSEACSVTFSDLLGFCRGLPAIAWAVSLFAAFEAMILTLLPVYCLRQGFTTEIALAMVSTVVVGDALLQLPIGALADRLSRRTLFTGCAVVLLISSLAIPLLIDTLLIWPLWVLFGASAGGLFTLSLILIGERYRDDALVRANAHIAQLWGIGCLVGPLAAGAGSQWISGHALPLLMAAGALGLVILLSRQGAFGTVVEPA from the coding sequence ATGCGTTGGGCGACTTATTTCGCCGTGTTGGCGTCTGTCTTGAGTGTCGGCCTGGCCTTGGGCGTCAGCATGCCGCTGGTGTCGTTTCGTCTGGAAGGCTGGGGTTACGGCTCGTTCGCCATCGGTGTGATGGCAGCGATGCCCGCCATAGGCGTGCTGTTGGGTGCGAAGGTCTCCAGCCATCTGGCCGCGCGTCTGGGCACGGCCAATCTGATGCGTTTGTGCCTGTGGGCCGGGGCGTTGTCCATCGGTTTGCTGGCGCTGTTGCCGAGCTATCCGATCTGGCTGGCGTTGCGCTTGATGATCGGGGTGATCCTGACCCTCGTGTTCATCCTCGGCGAAAGCTGGATCAACCAGCTTGTGGTGGAAGAGTGGCGCGGACGATTGGTGGCGTTGTATGGCAGCAGCTACGCGCTGAGTCAGCTGGCCGGGCCGTTGCTGCTTGGCGTACTGGGCACTGAGCACGATTACGGATTCTGGGTCGGCGTCGGTTTGCTGATGGCGGCACCGCTCCTGTTGCTGGGCCGCAGCGGCGCGCCGACCAGTGAAGCCTGCAGCGTGACCTTCAGCGACTTGCTGGGTTTCTGCCGTGGCCTGCCGGCGATTGCCTGGGCGGTGTCGCTGTTCGCTGCGTTCGAAGCGATGATCCTGACGTTGTTGCCGGTTTATTGCCTGCGTCAGGGCTTTACGACCGAAATTGCGTTGGCGATGGTCAGCACGGTGGTAGTGGGTGATGCCTTGCTGCAGTTGCCGATTGGCGCGCTGGCCGATCGCTTGTCACGACGTACGCTGTTCACCGGGTGTGCGGTGGTCCTGCTGATATCGAGCCTGGCCATCCCGTTGTTGATCGACACATTGCTGATCTGGCCGTTGTGGGTGTTGTTCGGTGCCAGTGCCGGCGGCTTGTTCACCTTGTCACTGATCCTGATCGGCGAGCGCTACCGCGATGATGCACTGGTGCGCGCCAATGCGCATATCGCGCAACTGTGGGGGATCGGTTGTCTGGTCGGACCATTGGCGGCCGGCGCCGGCAGCCAGTGGATCAGCGGACATGCGTTGCCGCTGCTGATGGCGGCGGGTGCGCTGGGGTTGGTGATTCTGCTGTCGCGGCAAGGCGCGTTCGGCACGGTTGTCGAGCCTGCCTGA